Proteins encoded together in one Streptomyces sp. TLI_171 window:
- a CDS encoding GyrI-like domain-containing protein, translating to MTPRILAAPRRWRRHRAAEPTPRGLLVEQPRHGYGSPGFGRAVLDHSIGRPAAEQDRSARYRTGLAQEGSSAVAPYDIKRDLKQLYAPKNTAWSLLDVPEQQFLAVDGSGDPNTAPAYAAAVEALYATAYTLKFAAKQAEGGDFVVGPLEGLWWSEDHAAFTSRDKDAWSWTMLISLPPRVTPEQVDAAKQTAERKKRLPAVSTVRRLTLREGRCAQLVHHGPYDDEAPALAELHDSYLPAHSLRPGGRHHEIYLSDPRRTAPAKLRTVLRQPVEPDA from the coding sequence GTGACACCCCGGATCCTAGCGGCGCCGCGCAGGTGGCGTCGGCACCGTGCCGCCGAGCCGACGCCGCGCGGGCTGCTGGTCGAACAGCCGCGGCACGGCTACGGTTCTCCCGGGTTCGGCCGCGCCGTCCTCGACCATTCGATCGGCCGACCGGCGGCCGAACAGGACCGGTCGGCCCGCTACCGGACCGGACTCGCTCAGGAGGGCAGCAGCGCCGTGGCCCCGTACGACATCAAGCGCGACCTGAAGCAGCTCTACGCGCCGAAGAACACCGCCTGGTCCCTGCTCGACGTCCCCGAGCAGCAGTTCCTCGCCGTCGACGGCAGCGGCGACCCGAACACCGCCCCGGCGTACGCCGCCGCCGTCGAGGCGCTCTACGCCACCGCGTACACCCTGAAGTTCGCGGCGAAGCAGGCCGAGGGCGGGGACTTCGTGGTGGGCCCGCTCGAAGGGCTCTGGTGGTCCGAGGACCACGCCGCCTTCACCTCCCGCGACAAGGACGCCTGGAGCTGGACCATGCTGATCAGCCTCCCGCCCCGGGTCACCCCCGAGCAGGTCGACGCCGCGAAGCAGACCGCGGAGCGCAAGAAGCGCCTCCCCGCCGTCTCGACCGTCCGCCGCCTCACCCTGCGCGAGGGCCGCTGCGCCCAGCTCGTCCACCACGGGCCGTACGACGACGAGGCCCCGGCCCTCGCCGAGCTGCACGACAGCTACCTCCCCGCCCACTCGCTCCGCCCCGGCGGCCGCCACCACGAGATCTACCTCAGCGACCCCCGCCGCACCGCCCCGGCCAAGCTCCGCACCGTTCTGCGCCAACCTGTCGAGCCCGACGCCTGA
- a CDS encoding carbohydrate ABC transporter permease gives MSSTTTAAPGRTLRPSAPAPGGTPGNPMGPPRRRTAWTPTLLLLLGAVYCLVPLVWVLTAATKSREELFSTFTYAPGSGFWNNLAELSSYRGGVYWQWMANSALYAGVGALLSAAVSGVTGYALAKYRFRGRSAVFNVLLAGVLMPPITLAVPQYLLMSKAGLADSYLSVLLPSILSPYGIYLSRIYAEAAVPDEVVEAARVDGAKDWRLFRSVALPMMVPGLVTVFLFQFVAIWNNFLLPYIMLGDDHKFPVTVGLYSLLQQGSNEPAMYTLVITGALLSVLPLIALFLGLQRYWRVDLLSGAVKS, from the coding sequence ATGAGTTCCACCACCACGGCGGCCCCCGGCCGCACGCTCCGCCCGTCCGCCCCGGCGCCCGGCGGCACACCCGGCAACCCGATGGGCCCGCCGCGCCGGCGCACCGCCTGGACGCCGACGCTGCTCCTGCTGCTGGGCGCGGTGTACTGCCTGGTGCCGCTGGTGTGGGTGCTGACGGCGGCGACCAAGAGCCGCGAGGAGCTGTTCAGCACCTTCACGTACGCGCCGGGTTCGGGTTTCTGGAACAACCTGGCCGAGCTGTCCTCGTACCGGGGCGGCGTGTACTGGCAGTGGATGGCCAACTCGGCGCTGTACGCGGGTGTGGGCGCGCTGCTGTCCGCGGCGGTGTCGGGCGTGACGGGCTACGCGCTGGCCAAGTACCGCTTCCGGGGGCGCTCGGCGGTGTTCAACGTCCTGCTGGCGGGGGTGCTGATGCCGCCGATCACGCTGGCGGTGCCGCAGTACCTGCTGATGTCGAAGGCGGGGCTGGCGGACAGCTACCTCTCGGTGCTGCTGCCCAGCATCCTCTCCCCGTACGGCATCTACCTGTCCCGGATCTACGCGGAGGCGGCGGTCCCGGACGAGGTGGTGGAGGCGGCCCGGGTGGACGGCGCGAAGGACTGGCGGCTGTTCCGCAGCGTGGCGCTGCCGATGATGGTGCCGGGCCTGGTGACGGTGTTCCTGTTCCAGTTCGTGGCGATCTGGAACAACTTCCTGCTGCCGTACATCATGCTCGGCGACGACCACAAGTTCCCGGTCACGGTGGGCCTGTACTCGCTCCTGCAGCAGGGCTCGAACGAGCCGGCGATGTACACCCTGGTGATCACCGGTGCGCTGCTGTCGGTGCTGCCGCTGATCGCCCTGTTCCTCGGACTGCAGCGCTACTGGCGGGTCGACCTGCTCTCCGGCGCCGTGAAGTCCTGA
- a CDS encoding ABC transporter substrate-binding protein, producing the protein MHRRLALAAAAALCGTLVLSACSSDGGSGDSAKAASGPVKLTFWSWAPNMDKVAEVWNKANPDIQVSVLKQAGGDDLVTKTITAAKAGNAPDLIQAEYQALPTLVSNDVLADIAKQAGSAKGQFADGVWKQVTLGSDAVYAIPEDTAPLAFYYRQDLFQQYGLKVPTTWDEFAATARELKQKAPEKALTTFSANDPGLFAGLAQQAGAKWWTASGDKWSVAIDDDATRKVADFWSGLVKDGAVDNQPMYTPAWSKALNDGSQLGWVSAVWAPGVLTSSAPDTKGKWAIAPLPQWQAGSSVTGSWGGSATGVTTGAVKSGHADAAAKFASWLNTDPAALEALVKEVNIYPAATSAQTGSLLSAAPDFFTNQPDFYAKAAEIAKGTAPAAWGPNVNVAYSAFKDAFGKAAQDKGAFAPALTAMQQSTVEDLKKNGFQVAG; encoded by the coding sequence ATGCACCGTCGCCTCGCCCTCGCCGCGGCCGCCGCCCTGTGCGGCACGCTCGTGCTGTCCGCGTGCTCGTCCGACGGCGGCTCCGGCGACTCCGCCAAGGCGGCGTCCGGTCCGGTCAAGCTCACCTTCTGGTCCTGGGCGCCGAACATGGACAAGGTCGCCGAGGTCTGGAACAAGGCCAACCCGGACATCCAGGTCAGCGTGCTGAAGCAGGCCGGCGGCGACGACCTGGTCACCAAGACCATCACCGCCGCGAAGGCCGGCAACGCTCCGGACCTGATCCAGGCCGAGTACCAGGCGCTGCCGACGCTGGTCTCCAACGACGTGCTGGCCGACATCGCCAAGCAGGCCGGTTCCGCGAAGGGCCAGTTCGCGGACGGCGTGTGGAAGCAGGTCACGCTCGGCTCGGACGCGGTGTACGCGATCCCGGAGGACACCGCTCCGCTGGCGTTCTACTACCGGCAGGACCTGTTCCAGCAGTACGGCCTGAAGGTCCCCACCACCTGGGACGAGTTCGCGGCCACCGCCCGCGAGTTGAAGCAGAAGGCGCCGGAGAAGGCGCTGACCACCTTCTCCGCCAACGACCCGGGCCTGTTCGCCGGCCTGGCGCAGCAGGCGGGTGCGAAGTGGTGGACCGCCTCGGGTGACAAGTGGAGCGTGGCGATCGACGACGACGCCACCCGGAAGGTCGCGGACTTCTGGTCGGGCCTGGTGAAGGACGGCGCGGTCGACAACCAGCCGATGTACACCCCGGCGTGGAGCAAGGCGCTGAACGACGGCTCGCAGCTGGGCTGGGTCTCGGCGGTGTGGGCGCCGGGCGTGCTGACCAGTTCGGCACCGGACACCAAGGGCAAGTGGGCGATCGCCCCGCTGCCGCAGTGGCAGGCGGGCTCCTCGGTGACGGGCAGCTGGGGCGGCTCGGCGACCGGTGTGACCACGGGTGCGGTGAAGTCGGGTCACGCGGACGCCGCGGCGAAGTTCGCGAGCTGGCTGAACACCGACCCGGCGGCGCTGGAGGCGCTGGTGAAGGAGGTCAACATCTACCCGGCGGCGACCTCCGCGCAGACCGGCAGCCTGCTGTCGGCGGCCCCGGACTTCTTCACCAACCAGCCCGACTTCTACGCGAAGGCCGCCGAGATCGCCAAGGGCACCGCTCCGGCCGCCTGGGGTCCGAACGTGAACGTGGCGTACTCGGCGTTCAAGGACGCGTTCGGCAAGGCCGCGCAGGACAAGGGCGCCTTCGCCCCGGCGCTGACCGCGATGCAGCAGTCCACCGTCGAGGACCTGAAGAAGAACGGCTTCCAGGTCGCCGGCTGA
- a CDS encoding LacI family DNA-binding transcriptional regulator has product MTEPASRGRAAGRPKRPPTIHDVAAVAGVSRGTVSRVLQGGHNVSPASQQAVEAAIAKLGYVVNRAARSLVTQRSGSVAFLLTEPQERFFEDPNFTTLLRGCTAALAEHDIPLLLMTAGDDAERRRVTRYLAAGHVDGVLLVSSHRGNPMIEHLREADIPMVCCGRPLGQRGRVPYVAADDREGAKDLVRHLLESGRTRIATIAGPQDTPGGVERLSGYREVLGEYGLPVDESLIAHGDYSRAGGEAAMRELLDRAPDLDAVFVASDLMADGALSALEHAGRAVPADVAVGGFDDSPVAATTRPPLTTIRQPWDRISAEMVRLLLDRIAGHDAPTVILPTELVVRASA; this is encoded by the coding sequence ATGACGGAACCAGCGTCCCGAGGCCGGGCGGCCGGACGGCCGAAGCGCCCGCCGACCATCCACGACGTCGCCGCGGTGGCGGGTGTCTCGCGCGGCACCGTCTCCCGCGTGCTGCAGGGCGGGCACAACGTCAGCCCGGCCTCGCAGCAGGCGGTGGAGGCCGCGATCGCGAAGCTCGGCTACGTGGTGAACCGGGCCGCCCGCAGCCTGGTCACCCAGCGCTCCGGCTCGGTGGCGTTCCTGCTGACCGAGCCGCAGGAGCGGTTCTTCGAGGACCCGAACTTCACCACCCTGCTGCGCGGTTGCACGGCGGCGCTGGCCGAGCACGACATCCCGCTGCTGCTGATGACGGCCGGCGACGACGCCGAACGCCGCCGGGTGACGCGCTACCTGGCGGCCGGCCACGTCGACGGCGTGCTGCTGGTGTCCTCGCACCGCGGCAACCCGATGATCGAGCACCTGCGCGAGGCGGACATCCCGATGGTCTGCTGCGGCCGGCCGCTGGGCCAGCGCGGCCGGGTGCCGTACGTGGCGGCGGACGACCGCGAGGGCGCGAAGGACCTGGTGCGGCACCTGCTGGAGTCGGGCCGCACCCGGATCGCCACCATCGCGGGCCCGCAGGACACCCCGGGCGGCGTCGAGCGGCTGTCCGGCTACCGGGAGGTGCTCGGCGAGTACGGCCTTCCGGTGGACGAGTCGCTGATCGCGCACGGCGACTACAGCCGGGCCGGCGGGGAGGCCGCGATGCGCGAACTCCTTGACCGGGCACCGGACTTGGACGCCGTCTTCGTGGCCTCCGACCTGATGGCGGACGGCGCGCTGTCCGCCCTGGAGCACGCGGGCCGGGCCGTTCCGGCGGACGTCGCGGTGGGTGGGTTCGACGACTCGCCGGTGGCCGCCACCACCCGCCCACCGCTGACCACCATAAGGCAGCCCTGGGACCGGATCTCCGCCGAGATGGTCCGCCTGCTGCTGGACCGGATCGCCGGGCACGACGCGCCGACGGTGATCCTGCCCACCGAACTGGTGGTGCGCGCCTCCGCCTGA
- a CDS encoding TetR/AcrR family transcriptional regulator has translation MTGRPRAFDIDDRLECAMRVFWRHGYEGTALSDLTAAMGINRPSLYAAYGNKESLFRQCLDRYHRGPGRHAHEALSEPTARAVAEHLLRGTVEVITREEGPGCLLVHGALATGPGSAVVRAESAARRAAGRAALRTRFEQAARAGEFAPGTDPAALADHLSALTYGLAVQAADGAPAEQLRRTAELTLRLWPSA, from the coding sequence GTGACGGGCCGTCCGCGCGCGTTCGACATCGACGACCGGCTGGAGTGCGCGATGCGCGTGTTCTGGCGGCACGGCTACGAGGGCACCGCGCTCTCCGACCTGACGGCCGCGATGGGCATCAACCGGCCCAGTCTGTACGCGGCGTACGGCAACAAGGAGTCGCTGTTCCGCCAGTGCCTGGACCGCTACCACCGGGGCCCGGGCCGCCACGCGCACGAGGCGCTGTCGGAGCCCACCGCCCGCGCGGTCGCCGAGCACCTGCTGCGCGGCACCGTCGAGGTGATCACCCGCGAGGAGGGGCCGGGCTGCCTGCTGGTGCACGGCGCGCTCGCCACCGGGCCGGGCTCGGCGGTGGTCCGCGCCGAGAGCGCGGCCCGTCGCGCCGCCGGCCGCGCCGCCCTCCGCACCCGGTTCGAACAGGCTGCCCGGGCCGGCGAGTTCGCCCCGGGCACCGACCCGGCCGCGCTCGCCGACCACCTCAGCGCCCTCACCTACGGCCTGGCCGTGCAGGCCGCGGACGGCGCTCCGGCCGAACAGCTGCGCCGCACCGCCGAGTTGACCCTGCGCCTCTGGCCGTCCGCCTGA
- a CDS encoding dihydrofolate reductase family protein yields the protein MSVIVIGFTTLDGRTADPDGSDGTALGGWMFRYGPEHVSGDKFRLGRTLQDGVLLLGRRTWQRFGQIWPDRDGEFAERMNAAEKVVASRTLADASGWANSRLLEGDLLTAVKAESRDVVVTGSGGVIHQLVAADLVDEYRFVTVPVVLGAGSRLFPEGAATGDFRCAEAEPVGPHLYSRYVRA from the coding sequence ATGAGCGTCATCGTCATCGGCTTCACCACCCTGGACGGCCGGACCGCCGACCCCGACGGGTCGGACGGCACCGCCCTCGGCGGCTGGATGTTCCGCTACGGCCCCGAGCACGTGTCCGGCGACAAGTTCCGGCTGGGCCGGACCCTGCAGGACGGCGTGCTGCTGCTCGGCCGCCGCACCTGGCAGCGCTTCGGGCAGATCTGGCCGGACCGGGACGGCGAGTTCGCCGAGCGGATGAACGCCGCCGAGAAGGTGGTCGCCAGCCGCACCCTCGCCGACGCCTCCGGCTGGGCCAACTCCCGGCTGCTGGAGGGCGACCTGCTGACCGCGGTCAAGGCGGAGAGCCGCGACGTGGTGGTCACCGGCAGCGGCGGCGTGATCCACCAGCTGGTCGCCGCCGACCTGGTCGACGAGTACCGCTTCGTCACCGTTCCCGTGGTCCTCGGCGCGGGCAGCCGGCTGTTCCCGGAGGGCGCCGCGACCGGCGACTTCCGGTGCGCGGAGGCCGAGCCGGTCGGGCCGCACCTGTACAGCCGGTACGTCCGGGCCTGA
- a CDS encoding carbohydrate ABC transporter permease encodes MASPPPVRRAARRGPIAPFGFLGPAAVLFTLFFALPICYAVYLSLRSVKVKGLGLGSHARTEVWAGLSNYTSALSDPELLSGSGRVLLYGALLVPTMLGAALFFALLLDVPRVRFRSFSRLVIFLPYAVPGIVASTLWGFLYLPTVSPGYFLLTQAGMSGPDLLHGNGLYLAMANIAVWGGTGFNMIVIYTSLRALPAEVYEAARLDGCSELQIALRIKIPMVAPSLVLTFFFSMIATLQVFAEPMTIKPLTNSMSSTWSPLMKVYRDAFIQGNIYSAAATSVVIAAATLLLSFGFLKLVNKRANGGS; translated from the coding sequence ATGGCCTCCCCTCCCCCGGTCCGGCGCGCCGCGCGCCGCGGCCCGATCGCGCCGTTCGGTTTCCTCGGCCCGGCCGCCGTCCTGTTCACGCTCTTCTTCGCGCTGCCGATCTGCTACGCGGTGTACCTGAGTCTGCGCTCCGTCAAGGTGAAGGGCCTCGGCCTGGGCTCGCACGCGCGGACCGAGGTGTGGGCGGGGCTGTCGAACTACACCTCGGCGCTGTCGGACCCGGAGCTGCTGTCGGGCTCCGGCCGGGTGTTGCTGTACGGGGCCCTGCTGGTGCCGACGATGCTGGGGGCGGCGCTGTTCTTCGCGCTGCTGCTGGACGTGCCGCGGGTGCGGTTCCGGTCGTTCTCCCGGCTGGTGATCTTCCTGCCGTACGCAGTGCCGGGGATCGTGGCGTCCACGCTGTGGGGCTTCCTGTACCTGCCGACGGTCAGCCCGGGGTACTTCCTGCTGACCCAGGCGGGGATGAGCGGCCCCGACCTGCTGCACGGCAACGGCCTGTACCTGGCGATGGCGAACATCGCGGTGTGGGGCGGCACCGGCTTCAACATGATCGTCATCTACACCTCGCTGCGGGCGCTGCCGGCCGAGGTGTACGAGGCGGCGCGGCTGGACGGCTGTTCGGAGCTGCAGATCGCGCTGCGGATCAAGATCCCGATGGTGGCGCCCTCGCTGGTGCTGACCTTCTTCTTCTCGATGATCGCCACCCTGCAGGTGTTCGCCGAGCCGATGACCATCAAGCCGCTGACCAACTCGATGAGTTCGACCTGGTCGCCGCTGATGAAGGTGTACCGGGACGCGTTCATCCAGGGCAACATCTACTCCGCCGCCGCCACCTCCGTGGTGATCGCGGCGGCCACCCTGCTGCTCTCCTTCGGATTCCTGAAGCTGGTAAACAAGCGTGCCAACGGAGGCAGTTGA
- a CDS encoding SDR family NAD(P)-dependent oxidoreductase translates to MTTLTAATFTPDVLAGRTALVTGGSRGIGAATALALAAAGADVAISHSSSAPRAEEVVRQIEALGRRAAAYKADQGDAGQVAALVRTVDEDFGRLDILVNNAGIVAAGQVDEPADEDALQRQLAVNVGGVTAAIRAAATRLRPGGRIITIGSNLAARPGRPGLADYSATKAAVTSFSRSAAQELAGRGITVNIVQSGSVATELNPEDGPHSDAQRAANALGRYGRPEEIAAAVLYLATPAAAFVTGSVLAVDGGFFA, encoded by the coding sequence ATGACCACGCTCACCGCCGCCACCTTCACGCCCGACGTGCTGGCCGGCCGCACCGCCCTGGTCACCGGCGGCTCGCGCGGCATCGGCGCCGCCACCGCGCTCGCGCTGGCCGCCGCCGGGGCCGACGTGGCGATCAGCCACAGCAGCTCCGCGCCGCGCGCCGAGGAGGTCGTCCGGCAGATCGAGGCGCTCGGGCGGCGGGCCGCCGCCTACAAGGCAGACCAGGGCGACGCCGGACAGGTCGCCGCACTCGTCCGGACCGTCGACGAGGACTTCGGGCGACTCGACATCCTGGTCAACAACGCCGGCATCGTGGCCGCCGGACAGGTCGACGAGCCCGCCGACGAGGACGCGCTGCAGCGCCAACTCGCGGTCAACGTCGGCGGGGTGACGGCCGCCATCCGCGCCGCCGCGACCCGCCTGCGGCCCGGCGGACGGATCATCACCATCGGCTCCAACCTGGCCGCCCGCCCCGGCCGGCCCGGCCTCGCCGACTACTCCGCGACCAAGGCCGCCGTCACCTCCTTCAGCCGCAGCGCCGCCCAGGAACTCGCCGGACGCGGCATCACCGTCAACATCGTCCAGTCCGGCTCCGTCGCCACCGAACTCAACCCCGAGGATGGCCCGCACTCCGACGCCCAGCGCGCCGCCAACGCCCTCGGCCGCTACGGCCGCCCCGAGGAGATCGCCGCCGCCGTCCTCTACCTCGCCACCCCCGCCGCCGCCTTCGTCACCGGCAGCGTCCTCGCCGTCGACGGCGGCTTCTTCGCCTGA
- a CDS encoding dihydrofolate reductase family protein: MRKITAGMFIAADGVVENPHEWHFPYFNEELGAAVGAQLGSADTVLLGRTTYDVFAASWPQREEAGGEDAAMAKTLGDVRKIVVSHQDLSFTWRNSEQLKGDLLDGVRALKQEEGGPIGMSGSVSVVRQLLAAGLLDELHLFVHPVARGRGLRLFDDTADPIELTLLSCETFRTGTLHVVYGPGAAA, from the coding sequence ATGAGGAAGATCACCGCGGGAATGTTCATCGCCGCCGACGGCGTGGTGGAGAACCCGCACGAGTGGCACTTTCCCTACTTCAACGAGGAGTTGGGCGCCGCGGTGGGCGCGCAGCTGGGCTCGGCGGACACCGTCCTGCTGGGCCGCACCACCTACGACGTGTTCGCCGCGTCCTGGCCGCAGCGCGAGGAGGCGGGCGGCGAGGACGCCGCGATGGCGAAGACCCTCGGCGACGTCCGCAAGATCGTCGTCTCGCACCAGGACCTGTCCTTCACCTGGCGCAACTCCGAGCAGCTCAAGGGCGACCTGCTGGACGGCGTCCGCGCCCTGAAGCAGGAGGAGGGCGGCCCGATCGGCATGTCGGGCTCGGTCTCCGTGGTCCGCCAGCTGCTCGCCGCGGGCCTGCTGGACGAACTCCACCTGTTCGTCCACCCGGTCGCCCGCGGCCGCGGCCTGCGCCTGTTCGACGACACCGCCGACCCGATCGAGCTGACCCTGCTCTCCTGCGAGACCTTCCGCACCGGCACCCTGCACGTGGTCTACGGCCCGGGCGCCGCGGCCTGA
- a CDS encoding sigma-70 family RNA polymerase sigma factor, whose protein sequence is MIMDRDGVAEQLEPFRRELTAYCYRMLGSAFEAEDAVQETLVRAWSKFDGFEGRSALRTWLYRIATNVCLDMAPAAQRRARPMDLTSPCPAAAPDLAQLEENVWVGPVPDARVLSGDPAEVAVGRESIRLAFVSALQKLPARQRAVLILREVLAWSAAETAELLETSVPSVNSALQRARATIGDRSAEGDTFKPLDETQRALLARYVQAFEAFDIEGLKRLLHEDAVLNMPPFQMWVRGVVELGEWWQGAGCGCEGSRLLPVEANGSPAFAQYRPAEDGEGWTPWGITVLEIVDGRIATMTNHMDVERLFPLWELPMRLTVDPRA, encoded by the coding sequence ATGATCATGGATCGTGACGGGGTGGCGGAGCAGCTGGAGCCGTTCCGGCGGGAGCTGACGGCGTACTGCTACCGGATGCTGGGTTCGGCCTTCGAGGCGGAGGACGCGGTGCAGGAGACGCTGGTCCGCGCCTGGTCGAAGTTCGACGGGTTCGAGGGGCGGTCCGCGCTGCGGACGTGGCTGTACCGGATCGCCACCAACGTGTGCCTGGACATGGCGCCGGCGGCGCAGCGGCGGGCCCGCCCGATGGACCTGACCTCGCCCTGCCCGGCGGCGGCGCCGGATCTCGCGCAGTTGGAGGAGAACGTCTGGGTGGGTCCGGTGCCGGATGCGCGGGTGCTGTCGGGCGACCCGGCGGAGGTCGCGGTGGGCCGGGAGTCGATCCGCCTGGCGTTCGTCTCGGCGCTGCAGAAGCTGCCGGCCCGGCAGCGCGCGGTGCTGATCCTGCGCGAGGTGCTGGCCTGGTCGGCGGCGGAGACCGCGGAGCTGCTGGAGACCTCGGTGCCGTCGGTCAACTCGGCCCTGCAGCGCGCCCGGGCGACGATCGGCGACCGGTCGGCCGAGGGCGACACCTTCAAGCCGCTGGACGAGACCCAGCGCGCGCTGCTGGCGCGCTACGTGCAGGCGTTCGAGGCCTTCGACATCGAGGGGCTGAAGCGGCTGCTGCACGAGGACGCGGTGCTGAACATGCCGCCGTTCCAGATGTGGGTGCGCGGCGTGGTCGAGCTCGGCGAGTGGTGGCAGGGCGCGGGCTGCGGCTGCGAGGGCTCCCGGCTGCTGCCGGTGGAGGCGAACGGCTCGCCGGCCTTCGCCCAGTACCGTCCGGCGGAGGACGGCGAGGGCTGGACGCCGTGGGGCATCACGGTGCTGGAGATCGTCGACGGGCGGATCGCCACCATGACCAACCACATGGACGTGGAGCGGCTGTTCCCGCTGTGGGAGCTGCCGATGCGCCTGACGGTCGACCCGCGGGCCTGA
- the efeU gene encoding iron uptake transporter permease EfeU, which produces MFANYLIGLREGLEASLVVCILIAYLVKTGRKDRLGPVWVGVGSAVALSMAFGAVLQFGSNQLSFEAQEALGGSLSIIAVGLVTWMVFWMRRTARHLKSELQGKLDAALAMGTVALIVTSFLAVGREGLETALFIWTAVQATGDGWSPLAGASLGLLTSVVLGWLFYRGALKINLAKFFTWTGGMLVVVAAGVLAYGVHDLQEADWLPGLHAHAFNISSTIPADSWYGTLLKGVFNFQPDPTKVQVGVWLLYLVPTLFFFFRKPKADSAPPKRAQAAEAKAA; this is translated from the coding sequence GTGTTCGCCAACTACCTGATCGGCCTGCGAGAGGGCCTCGAAGCCAGCCTGGTGGTCTGCATCCTGATCGCCTACCTGGTCAAGACCGGCCGCAAGGACCGGCTCGGCCCGGTCTGGGTCGGCGTCGGGAGCGCCGTCGCGCTGTCCATGGCCTTCGGCGCGGTCCTCCAGTTCGGCTCCAACCAGCTGTCCTTCGAGGCCCAGGAGGCGCTCGGCGGCAGCCTGTCGATCATCGCGGTGGGCCTGGTCACCTGGATGGTGTTCTGGATGCGGCGCACCGCCCGGCACCTGAAGAGCGAGCTCCAGGGCAAGCTGGACGCCGCGCTCGCGATGGGCACCGTCGCGCTGATCGTCACCTCCTTCCTGGCCGTCGGCCGCGAGGGACTGGAGACCGCGCTGTTCATCTGGACCGCGGTGCAGGCCACCGGCGACGGCTGGAGCCCGCTGGCCGGCGCGAGCCTCGGCCTGCTCACCTCGGTGGTGCTCGGCTGGCTGTTCTACCGCGGCGCGCTGAAGATCAACCTGGCGAAGTTCTTCACCTGGACCGGCGGCATGCTGGTCGTGGTCGCCGCCGGCGTCCTCGCCTACGGCGTGCACGACCTGCAGGAGGCGGACTGGCTGCCCGGCCTGCACGCGCACGCCTTCAACATCTCCAGCACCATCCCCGCCGACAGCTGGTACGGGACGCTGCTGAAGGGCGTGTTCAACTTCCAGCCCGACCCGACGAAGGTCCAGGTCGGCGTCTGGCTGCTCTACCTGGTGCCCACGCTGTTCTTCTTCTTCCGCAAGCCGAAGGCCGACAGCGCCCCGCCGAAGCGCGCCCAGGCCGCCGAGGCGAAGGCCGCCTGA
- a CDS encoding RNA polymerase subunit sigma-70, whose protein sequence is MRGSDNARSERSRRGGRGMMCSVELEAHRGELTAYCYRMTGSFQDAEDLVQDTLLRAWNARERYDPARASVRTWLYRIATNVCLTALEGRARRPLPAGLGAPGEDPGAPLTPAVDVPWLEPFPDARLDLDARAELRLAWVAAVQLLPARQRAVLVLREVLAFSAAEVAEQLETTVAAVNSALQRARAAVAAGGAAEQVREQQEGAVVDRYLAAFEAADVPALVGLLAEDAILEMPPLALWYRGARHYGQFMERVYGMRGTAWRTSRVGANGQSAFAAYAAEGDRHRLHSIQLLEVAGGLVTRNTVFTDPAVLRTFGLSEEIC, encoded by the coding sequence GTGCGAGGGTCCGACAACGCAAGGTCCGAGCGCTCCCGGCGCGGCGGACGAGGCATGATGTGCAGCGTGGAACTCGAAGCCCACCGCGGCGAATTGACGGCCTACTGCTACCGGATGACCGGGTCCTTCCAGGACGCCGAGGACCTGGTGCAGGACACCCTGCTGCGCGCCTGGAACGCCCGCGAGCGCTACGACCCGGCGCGCGCCTCGGTCCGCACCTGGCTGTACCGGATCGCCACCAACGTCTGCCTCACCGCGCTGGAGGGCCGGGCCCGCCGCCCGCTGCCCGCCGGGCTCGGCGCGCCCGGCGAGGACCCGGGCGCGCCGCTCACCCCCGCCGTCGACGTGCCCTGGCTGGAGCCGTTCCCCGACGCCCGGCTCGACCTGGACGCCCGCGCCGAGCTGCGGCTGGCCTGGGTCGCCGCCGTGCAGCTGCTGCCCGCCCGGCAGCGCGCCGTGCTGGTGCTGCGCGAGGTGCTGGCGTTCAGCGCCGCCGAGGTCGCCGAGCAGCTGGAGACCACCGTCGCCGCCGTCAACAGCGCCCTGCAGCGGGCCCGCGCCGCCGTCGCCGCCGGCGGTGCCGCCGAGCAGGTCAGGGAGCAGCAGGAGGGCGCCGTCGTCGACCGCTACCTGGCCGCGTTCGAAGCGGCCGACGTGCCCGCGCTGGTCGGCCTGCTCGCCGAGGACGCGATCCTGGAGATGCCGCCGCTGGCGCTCTGGTACCGCGGCGCCCGGCACTACGGGCAGTTCATGGAGCGGGTCTACGGGATGCGCGGCACCGCCTGGCGCACCAGCCGGGTCGGCGCCAACGGCCAGAGCGCGTTCGCCGCGTACGCCGCCGAGGGCGACCGCCACCGCCTGCACAGCATCCAGCTGCTGGAGGTGGCCGGCGGCCTGGTCACCCGCAACACCGTGTTCACCGACCCGGCGGTGCTGCGCACCTTCGGCCTGTCGGAGGAGATCTGCTGA